Proteins from one Sander lucioperca isolate FBNREF2018 chromosome 16, SLUC_FBN_1.2, whole genome shotgun sequence genomic window:
- the prcc gene encoding proline-rich protein PRCC, with amino-acid sequence MSLVAYGSSDDSDSEETSTSAAPQSKVSTGGLFSLLPAPKKPVSAGGNGGPRKETKANCSAGDNTSNDDLDPRPSKGVLFSSLPKPRKRTEPVKITVPQIQRRDSDSDDDDDDEPVKKKLHPQGSGLSSLLPQPKNLTRKEIDRPLIPYTLTKRQEPKGPKPGTPVQGLLGSSASPSAIKAAAKSAALQLARQIATDDQDNEEEITPQNYFSLGESSQPPPAVVPILDPEPSAPAEPLAPAPADADEPGQSDAPLDFGGNHEGAGAWGGQYPQFDQPMAGPEALPQGYYNETYYQDPDAGSAETEEPGNSAMFDDEAFMRLQGKRNRGKEEVKFLEIKGDDQLSGNQQWMTKNMTEEKQARQSFSKKKGEQPTGQQRRKHQITYLIHQAKERELELKNSWADNKLTRRQTQAKYGF; translated from the exons ATGTCTTTAGTCGCCTATGGCAGCAGTGATGATAGTGACTCAGAAGAAACCTCAACTTCTGCCGCACCGCAGAGCAAAGTCAGCACAGGAGGGCTCTTCTCACTCCTGCCTGCTCCTAAAAAGCCAGTGTCGGCAGGAGGAAACGGTGGGCCAAGAAAGGAGACAAAAGCGAACTGTTCAGCAGGGGACAACACGTCAAACGATGACCTAGATCCTCGGCCATCTAAAGGAGTCTTATTTTCTAGTCTGCCTAAGCCGAGGAAGCGAACAGAGCCTGTCAAGATCACTGTACCACAGATCCAGAGACGGGAT TCAGactctgatgatgatgatgatgatgaaccaGTAAAGAAGAAACTACATCCTCAG GGTTCAGGCCTTTCCTCCCTTCTACCACAACCCAAAAACCTGACCAGGAAGGAGATTGATAGACCCCTGATTCCTTACACACTCACCAAGCGCCAAGAACCCAAAGGGCCCAAGCCTGGAACGCCAGTTCAGGGTCTGCTCGGTTCTAGCGCGTCTCCCTCTGCAATCAAAGCTGCAGCAAAATCAGCCGCCCTGCAGCTGGCTCGACAAATAGCCACTGACGACCAGGATAACGAGGAGGAAATCACCCCACAGAACTACTTTTCTCTGGGTGAGAGCTCCCAGCCCCCTCCTGCAGTCGTCCCAATCTTAGACCCTGAGCCATCAGCCCCCGCAGAACCTCTTGCACCTGCACCTGCAGATGCAGATGAGCCGGGTCAGTCAGATGCCCCTCTCGACTTCGGAGGGAACCATGAGGGAGCTGGTGCATGGGGAGGTCAATATCCTCAGTTTGACCAGCCCATGGCAGGCCCAGAAGCTCTCCCTCAG GGATATTATAACGAGACATACTACCAAGATCCTGATGCTGGATCGGCAGAGACTGAAGAGCCTGGCAACTCTGCCATGTTTGATGATGAAGCG TTCATGCGGCTGCAAGGGAAACGGAACAGGGGCAAAGAGGAGGTGAAGTTTCTGGAGATCAAAGGGGACGACCAGCTAAGTGGCAACCAGCAGTGGATGACCAAGAACATGACAGAAGAGAAGCAGGCCCGTCAGTCCTTCAGCAAG AAAAAAGGAGAACAGCCTACAGGACAACAGCGACGCAAGCATCAGATAACCTATCTCATTCACCAG GCAAAGGAA